A stretch of Amycolatopsis balhimycina FH 1894 DNA encodes these proteins:
- the purE gene encoding 5-(carboxyamino)imidazole ribonucleotide mutase: MAPQVGVIMGSDSDWPVLEAAGAALDEFGVEYEVGVYSAHRTPQRMLDYATSAASRGLKAIIAGAGGAAHLPGMVASATVLPVIGVPVPLKYLDGMDSLLSIVQMPAGVPVATVSVGGARNAGLLAVRILAASDEGLRAKMARFQQDLEKLVLDKDAALREKTGH; the protein is encoded by the coding sequence ATGGCGCCGCAGGTGGGCGTGATCATGGGCAGCGACTCGGACTGGCCGGTGCTGGAGGCGGCCGGCGCGGCGCTGGACGAGTTCGGCGTCGAGTACGAGGTCGGCGTCTACTCGGCGCACCGCACGCCGCAGCGCATGCTGGACTACGCGACTTCGGCGGCCTCGCGCGGGTTGAAGGCGATCATCGCGGGCGCGGGCGGCGCGGCCCACCTCCCCGGCATGGTGGCCTCGGCGACGGTGCTGCCGGTGATCGGCGTCCCGGTGCCGCTGAAGTACCTCGACGGCATGGACTCGCTGCTGTCGATCGTCCAGATGCCGGCGGGCGTCCCGGTGGCGACGGTCTCGGTCGGCGGCGCGCGCAACGCGGGCCTCCTGGCGGTCCGCATCCTGGCGGCGTCCGACGAGGGCCTGCGGGCGAAGATGGCGCGCTTCCAGCAGGACCTGGAGAAGCTGGTCCTGGACAAGGACGCGGCCCTGCGCGAGAAGACGGGTCACTAG
- a CDS encoding class I adenylate-forming enzyme family protein, with product MPITAPTTPPGLPASLDYPEVPVGSILAAGAARWGDRTAFAHDGRSLTFTETYRAACRFANALRDRGLGRGDVVALHLPNCLAFPVAYYGTLLAGATFSPANPLLPPDDLAFQLADCEAVAVVTYGPVAAALASVADRIPARFSVVVQPTGDLAEGAVEFEAFHAGQPETRPDVEVDLYEDLAHLAYTGGTTGRSKGVRLSHRNVVVNTLQHACWATGSVPAVDAHGDVTLDQIGGEDEWPSRLGNGVVINLTPWFHAMGIVGGMNSLVIAGTTVVLHSRFDPAAYVADAERLRVTGMGGAPALFAALLATPSFPTADLSSVRAIGSGAAPMNHAMITALRERFPGVVVTEGYGLTEATMGAVIAPTYRSGTRKVGSVGVPIFDTEVKIVPAEGGEDPLPAGERGEVCLRGPQIMLGYRNRPEETAAALAGGWLHTGDIGVLDTDGYLAIVDRKKDMLLYKGYNVFPRELEELLITMPGVAAAAVVGRPDVEVGELPVAFVVPRGSLDAGELMAAVNEKVLPYKRLREIHVVEQIPVSAAGKVLKRELRQQLIGELD from the coding sequence ATGCCGATCACCGCGCCGACGACGCCGCCCGGTCTGCCCGCCTCCCTCGACTACCCCGAAGTCCCGGTCGGTTCGATCCTGGCGGCGGGTGCCGCGCGCTGGGGCGACCGGACCGCCTTCGCCCACGACGGCCGAAGCCTCACCTTCACCGAGACCTACCGCGCCGCGTGCCGGTTCGCCAACGCCCTGCGCGACCGCGGCCTCGGCCGCGGCGACGTCGTGGCACTGCACCTGCCGAACTGCCTGGCCTTCCCGGTCGCCTACTACGGCACGCTGCTGGCCGGGGCCACCTTCAGCCCGGCGAACCCGCTGCTCCCGCCGGACGACCTCGCCTTCCAGCTCGCCGACTGCGAGGCCGTCGCCGTCGTGACGTACGGCCCGGTCGCGGCCGCGCTGGCGAGCGTCGCCGACCGGATCCCGGCGCGGTTCAGCGTCGTCGTCCAGCCCACCGGCGACCTGGCCGAGGGCGCTGTCGAGTTCGAGGCGTTCCACGCCGGCCAGCCGGAGACGCGCCCCGACGTCGAGGTCGACCTCTACGAAGACCTCGCGCACCTCGCCTACACCGGCGGCACCACCGGCCGGTCGAAGGGCGTGCGGCTGTCGCACCGCAACGTCGTGGTCAACACCCTCCAGCACGCCTGCTGGGCCACCGGCTCGGTACCGGCCGTGGACGCGCACGGGGACGTCACCCTCGACCAGATCGGCGGCGAGGACGAGTGGCCGTCGCGCCTGGGCAACGGCGTCGTGATCAACCTGACGCCGTGGTTCCACGCCATGGGCATCGTCGGCGGGATGAACTCGCTGGTGATCGCCGGGACCACGGTCGTCCTGCACTCGCGCTTCGACCCGGCGGCGTACGTCGCCGACGCCGAACGGCTGCGCGTCACCGGCATGGGCGGGGCTCCGGCGCTGTTCGCCGCACTGCTCGCGACGCCGTCGTTCCCCACCGCCGATCTCTCGTCGGTTCGCGCGATCGGTTCGGGTGCGGCGCCGATGAACCACGCGATGATCACCGCGCTGCGCGAGCGGTTCCCGGGCGTGGTGGTCACCGAGGGCTACGGCCTCACCGAGGCGACGATGGGCGCGGTGATCGCGCCGACGTACCGCTCGGGCACCCGCAAGGTCGGCTCGGTGGGCGTGCCGATCTTCGACACCGAGGTCAAGATCGTCCCGGCCGAGGGCGGCGAAGACCCGCTCCCCGCGGGCGAGCGCGGCGAGGTCTGCCTGCGCGGGCCGCAGATCATGCTCGGCTACCGCAACCGCCCCGAGGAGACGGCGGCCGCCCTGGCCGGCGGCTGGCTGCACACCGGCGACATCGGCGTCCTCGACACCGACGGCTACCTGGCCATCGTGGACCGCAAGAAGGACATGTTGCTGTACAAGGGGTACAACGTCTTCCCGCGCGAGCTGGAGGAGCTGCTCATCACGATGCCGGGTGTCGCGGCCGCCGCGGTCGTCGGCCGCCCCGACGTGGAGGTGGGCGAGCTGCCGGTCGCTTTCGTGGTGCCGCGGGGCTCGCTGGACGCCGGCGAGCTGATGGCCGCGGTGAACGAGAAAGTGCTGCCCTACAAGCGGTTGCGGGAGATCCACGTGGTCGAGCAGATCCCGGTGTCCGCCGCCGGGAAGGTGCTCAAGCGCGAACTGCGGCAGCAGCTGATCGGCGAGCTCGACTGA
- a CDS encoding acyl-CoA dehydrogenase family protein, which yields MTDGLYQLAEEHEELRAAVRALSEKEIAPYAAEVDENERYPIEAYNALVKSGFNAVHIGEEYDGQGADAVGACIVIEEVARVDASASLIPAVNKLGTQPIILSGSESVKKLVLPSIASGEASASYALSEREAGSDTASMRTRARLDGDHWVLNGTKCWITNAGESSWYTVMAVTDPDAEKKANGISAFVVHKDDPGFSVGPKEKKLGIKGSPTREIYFENCTIPEDRIIGEPGTGLKTALRTLDHTRPTIGAQALGIAQGALDAAVAYVKDRKQFGKSIAEFQGVQFMIADMGTKIEAARHLVYASAAASERGDKRAGFMASAAKTYASDIAMEVTTDAVQLFGGAGYTRDFPVERMMRDAKITQIYEGTNQIQKVVMARALLKG from the coding sequence GTGACCGACGGCCTGTACCAGCTTGCCGAGGAGCACGAGGAGCTGCGGGCCGCGGTCCGGGCTCTGTCCGAGAAGGAGATCGCGCCGTACGCGGCCGAGGTCGACGAGAACGAGCGCTACCCGATCGAGGCGTACAACGCCCTGGTCAAGTCCGGCTTCAACGCCGTCCACATCGGCGAGGAGTACGACGGCCAGGGCGCGGACGCCGTGGGCGCCTGCATCGTGATCGAAGAGGTCGCCCGGGTGGACGCGTCGGCGTCGCTGATCCCGGCGGTGAACAAGCTCGGCACCCAGCCGATCATCCTGTCCGGTTCGGAGAGCGTGAAGAAGCTGGTGCTCCCGTCGATCGCGTCGGGCGAGGCTTCGGCGTCGTACGCGCTGTCGGAGCGCGAGGCGGGCTCGGACACCGCGTCGATGCGCACGCGCGCCCGGCTCGACGGTGACCACTGGGTGCTCAACGGCACCAAGTGCTGGATCACCAACGCGGGTGAATCTTCGTGGTACACGGTGATGGCCGTGACCGACCCGGACGCGGAGAAGAAGGCCAACGGCATCTCGGCGTTCGTCGTCCACAAGGACGACCCGGGCTTCTCGGTGGGCCCGAAGGAGAAGAAGCTCGGCATCAAGGGCTCCCCGACGCGCGAGATCTACTTCGAGAACTGCACGATCCCCGAGGACCGCATCATCGGCGAGCCGGGCACGGGCCTGAAGACGGCGCTGCGCACGCTGGACCACACCCGCCCGACGATCGGCGCGCAGGCGCTGGGCATCGCGCAGGGCGCGCTCGACGCGGCGGTGGCGTACGTGAAGGACCGCAAGCAGTTCGGTAAGTCCATTGCCGAGTTCCAGGGTGTTCAGTTCATGATTGCCGACATGGGGACGAAGATCGAGGCTGCTCGGCACCTGGTCTACGCCTCGGCTGCCGCGTCCGAGCGGGGGGACAAGCGGGCTGGGTTCATGGCTTCGGCTGCCAAGACTTATGCGTCCGATATCGCCATGGAGGTGACCACGGATGCTGTTCAGCTCTTCGGTGGGGCTGGGTATACGCGGGACTTCCCGGTTGAGCGGATGATGCGGGATGCCAAGATCACGCAGATTTACGAGGGCACCAACCAGATCCAGAAGGTCGTCATGGCCCGCGCCCTGCTCAAGGGCTGA
- a CDS encoding DUF1206 domain-containing protein produces the protein MNRTEATAERGEKSNTAQLLGRAGMACYGVVHLVLAYLALQVAFGSSEQADQKGALEQIGSSAFGQVLLWVVAIGLVLFGLWQFLMAATGYEWVSGGKRTRKRIGAAARGVVVLVLGFTAFRLATGSSSGGSSGQKQQEFTGKLLSLPAGPALVVLVAAAVLGVAIAAGIKGAKQKFLEDLNTSELPGRSRRWVGWLGTTGYLAKGLVLAVVAILLAIAGFNADAHKAGGLDAALKTLAAQPFGTVLLTVVALGLAAFGVYCFPAAWTHKR, from the coding sequence ATGAACCGGACAGAGGCCACCGCCGAAAGAGGCGAGAAGAGCAACACCGCGCAACTGCTCGGCCGGGCCGGCATGGCCTGCTACGGCGTCGTACACCTTGTCCTCGCCTACCTCGCCCTGCAGGTCGCCTTCGGCAGCAGTGAGCAGGCGGATCAGAAGGGCGCACTGGAGCAGATCGGCTCGTCGGCGTTCGGGCAGGTTCTGCTCTGGGTCGTCGCCATCGGGCTGGTCCTCTTCGGGCTGTGGCAGTTCCTGATGGCCGCCACCGGCTACGAGTGGGTCAGCGGCGGGAAGCGGACGCGCAAGCGGATCGGCGCCGCCGCCCGCGGTGTCGTCGTGCTCGTGCTCGGCTTCACCGCCTTCCGGCTCGCCACCGGCAGCAGCAGCGGCGGATCGAGCGGCCAGAAGCAGCAGGAGTTCACCGGCAAGCTGCTGTCGCTGCCGGCCGGGCCGGCCTTGGTCGTCCTCGTCGCGGCTGCCGTCCTGGGGGTGGCGATCGCCGCCGGGATCAAGGGTGCGAAGCAGAAGTTCCTCGAAGACCTCAACACGTCCGAGCTGCCGGGCCGGTCGCGCCGCTGGGTCGGCTGGCTGGGCACCACCGGCTACCTCGCCAAGGGTCTCGTCCTCGCCGTGGTCGCGATCCTGCTGGCCATCGCCGGGTTCAACGCCGACGCGCACAAGGCGGGCGGCCTGGACGCGGCGCTCAAGACGCTCGCCGCCCAGCCCTTCGGCACCGTGCTGCTGACCGTGGTGGCCCTGGGGCTCGCCGCGTTCGGGGTCTACTGCTTCCCCGCCGCTTGGACGCACAAGCGCTGA
- a CDS encoding DoxX family protein — protein sequence MFGRFKDVALLLGRIGVAVVFLAHGLQKWNNGIGGTAKFFEMSGIPLPTAAAVFAMTVEILGSLAFIAGFLLPLVGIGYVVISVGALLSVHIDNGLTGQGGYELVLVLALAGLALGFNGGRLSLDHLLWGRKRARRDAGVGELQNA from the coding sequence ATGTTCGGACGATTCAAGGACGTGGCCCTGTTGCTGGGGAGGATCGGCGTCGCGGTCGTCTTCCTCGCGCACGGGCTCCAGAAGTGGAACAACGGCATCGGCGGCACGGCGAAGTTCTTCGAAATGTCGGGCATCCCGCTGCCCACGGCCGCCGCGGTCTTCGCGATGACCGTCGAGATCCTCGGCTCGCTCGCGTTCATCGCCGGCTTCCTGCTGCCGCTCGTCGGCATCGGCTACGTCGTGATCTCGGTCGGCGCGCTGCTCTCGGTGCACATCGACAACGGCCTGACCGGCCAGGGCGGCTACGAACTCGTCCTGGTGCTCGCGCTCGCCGGCCTCGCCCTCGGCTTCAACGGCGGCCGGCTCTCGCTCGACCACCTGCTGTGGGGCCGCAAGCGCGCCCGCCGCGACGCCGGCGTCGGCGAACTCCAGAACGCCTGA
- a CDS encoding TIGR03089 family protein, translating into MSLTDELLRPLLASPAKPLITHYDDQLGSRVELSVATTANWAAKTANWLTEEFDIEPGDAVAVQLPAHWQTVGVLLGAWWCGARVVTEGAGARLAFVGPDDPEPTGAAATAVVTLDPMGRGLAEPPGGGAFDYLTESRAAGDQYSPLFRIPGGTTALFESTVDEVLAEARARAAKLGLTADDRVLSTREWDGPEGILDGLLVPLAAGAHLVHVSNADPAKLAARRDAERTTADLPA; encoded by the coding sequence ATGAGCCTGACCGACGAGCTGCTGCGGCCGCTGCTGGCCTCGCCCGCCAAACCGTTGATCACCCACTACGACGACCAGCTGGGCAGCCGCGTCGAGCTGTCCGTGGCGACGACCGCCAACTGGGCGGCGAAGACGGCCAACTGGCTGACCGAGGAGTTCGACATCGAACCGGGCGACGCCGTGGCCGTGCAGCTCCCGGCGCACTGGCAGACCGTCGGCGTCCTGCTCGGGGCCTGGTGGTGCGGGGCGCGCGTGGTGACCGAGGGCGCCGGCGCCCGGCTGGCGTTCGTCGGGCCGGACGACCCGGAGCCGACCGGCGCGGCGGCGACCGCCGTCGTGACGCTGGACCCGATGGGCCGCGGGCTGGCCGAGCCGCCGGGCGGCGGCGCGTTCGACTACCTGACGGAGTCACGGGCCGCGGGCGACCAGTACAGCCCGCTCTTCCGGATCCCCGGCGGGACGACGGCCCTCTTCGAGTCCACAGTGGACGAAGTGCTGGCCGAGGCCAGGGCGCGCGCGGCGAAACTGGGCCTCACCGCGGACGACCGCGTGCTGTCCACCCGGGAGTGGGACGGCCCGGAAGGCATCCTCGACGGCCTGCTCGTCCCCCTGGCCGCGGGCGCCCACCTGGTCCACGTGAGCAACGCCGACCCGGCGAAGCTGGCCGCCCGCCGCGACGCCGAACGCACCACGGCCGACCTCCCGGCGTAA